One window of Arvicola amphibius chromosome 6, mArvAmp1.2, whole genome shotgun sequence genomic DNA carries:
- the Med18 gene encoding mediator of RNA polymerase II transcription subunit 18, which translates to MEAPPVTMMPVTGGTINMMEYLLQGSVLDHSLESLIHRLRGLCDNMEPETFLDHEMVFLLKGQQASPFVLRARRSMDRAGAPWHLRYLGQPEMGDKNRHALVRNCVDIATSENLTDFLMEMGFRMDHEFVAKGHLFRKGIMKIVVYKIFRILVPGNTDSTEALSLSYLVELSVVAPAGQDMVSDDMRNFAEQLKPLVHLEKIDPKRLM; encoded by the exons ATGGAGGCTCCTCCAGTCACTATGATGCCAGTCACTGGGGGCACCATTAACATGATGGAATACCTCCTGCAGG GAAGTGTCTTAGACCACAGTTTGGAAAGTCTCATCCATCGCCTTCGTGGTTTGTGTGACAACATGGAGCCCGAGACTTTCCTTGATCATGAGATGGTATTCCTCCTGAAGGGCCAGCAGGCCAGCCCGTTCGTTCTAAGGGCCCGGCGCTCCATGGACAGGGCGGGGGCACCCTGGCACCTGCGTTACCTGGGACAGCCAGAAATGGGAGACAAGAACCGCCATGCCTTGGTGCGCAACTGCGTGGACATTGCCACATCCGAGAACCTCACGGACTTCCTGATGGAAATGGGCTTCCGCATGGACCATGAGTTTGTCGCCAAAGGACACTTGTTCCGTAAGGGCATCATGAAAATTGTGGTGTACAAGATTTTCCGAATCCTGGTCCCAGGGAACACAGACAGCACAGAGGCCCTGTCACTCTCCTATCTTGTGGAATTGAGTGTCGTCGCACCAGCTGGACAGGACATGGTCTCTGACGACATGAGGAATTTTGCCGAGCAGCTCAAACCTCTGGTTCACCTGGAAAAAATAGACCCCAAAAGGCTTATGTGA